One region of Phragmites australis chromosome 18, lpPhrAust1.1, whole genome shotgun sequence genomic DNA includes:
- the LOC133898778 gene encoding protein CCA1-like isoform X2: MSNGTSPGQAHDIDIPPPRPKRKPNSPYPRKSGLSSDTPTKEVQNDKSTISNMRWTNGNAEMVGDASLQKLQRKEVSEKGSCSEVLNLFQDAPSASFSSVNKSSSNHGAPRGIGPTKTEIRDTPTMEKNSFPIDVQADVKEINDLEMERLNGIHISSKSDHSHEEYLDTSRQQMKLKPTSVEMTYVDRQIARASHSQMERNGATSIPVTGTEGTHPDQASDQEVANGSMNPCIHPTDSADPKFDSCATPQPFPHNYAAFAPMMQCNCNQDAYRSFFNMSSTFSNILVSTLLSNPAIYSAARLAASYWPAAGSNTVDPNQENPAEGSQGRNIGSPPSMASIVAATVVAASAWWATQGLLPFFPPPMAFPFVPSPSSTFPTADVQQASEKDRDCQVENAQKECQEPRIHDQSETLRVAASSESDGSRKGEVSLHTELKISLVQNTDTTPATGADTSDVFRNKKKQDRSSCGSNTPSSSDLEANNVPEKQDKANDNPKQASCSNSSAGDTNHRRFRSSGSTSDSWKEVSEEGRLAFDALFSREKLPQSFSPPHAEESKEITKEEDEVTTVTVDLNKNATVIDHDLNTMDGSSASFTNELSHLKLKSSRTGFKPYKRCSVEAKENRVPANDEVGTKRIRLESEAST, encoded by the exons ATGAGCAATGGTACTTCTCCAGGGCAAGCTCATGACATTGACATACCTCCACCACGGCCCAAAAGAAAGCCTAACAGTCCATATCCTCGGAAAAGTGGTCTCAGCTCTGATACACCAACCAAGGAAGTTCAAAATGATAAGTCAACAATATCAAATATGAGATGGACCAATGGTAATGCAGAAATGGTAGGTGATGCATCTCTTCAG AAACTTCAAAGAAAGGAGGTGTCTGAAAAAGGAAGTTGCTCGGAAGTTCTTAATCTCTTTCAAGATGCTCCATCTGCATCATTTTCTTCAGTTAACAAAAGCTCTTCGAATCATGGTGCACCCAGGGGCATTGGACCAACCAAAACAGAAATCAGAGATACACCCACCATGGAAAAGAATTCTTTTCCCATTGATGTGCAAGCGGATGTAAAAGAGATCAATGATCTGGAAATGGAAAGGCTTAATGGAATCCATATCAGCTCTAAATCTGACCATTCTCATGAAGAATATTTGGATACCTCAAGGCAACAAATGAAGCTAAAGCCAACGTCTGTGGAGATGACATATGTGGACAGACAAATCGCAAGAGCTTCACACTCTCAAATGGAGAGAAATGGGGCAACTAGCATTCCGGTCACTGGAACTGAAGGAACTCATCCTGACCAAGCAAGTGATCAAGAGGTAGCCAATGGAAGCATGAACCCATGCATCCATCCAACAGATTCTGCCGATCCAAAATTTGATAGTTGTGCCACACCGCAGCCCTTCCCTCACAATTATGCTGCCTTTGCACCGATGATGCAATGCAACTGCAATCAAGATGCCTACAGGTCTTTCTTCAACATGTCATCCACCTTCTCCAACATTCTTGTTTCCACATTGTTGTCAAACCCTGCCATCTATTCAGCCGCTAGGCTTGCAGCGTCGTACTGGCCAGCAGCAGGAAGTAACACTGTTGATCCAAATCAAGAAAATCCCGCAGAGGGTTCTCAAGGAAGGAACATAGGTTCTCCTCCAAGCATGGCTTCTATTGTAGCAGCTACAGTTGTTGCAGCATCTGCATGGTGGGCAACACAAGGTCTTCTCCCTTTTTTTCCTCCACCCATGGCTTTTCCATTTGTCCCGTCTCCTAGTTCTACCTTTCCCACAGCAGATGTTCAACAAGCTTCAGAGAAAGACAGAGACTGCCAGGTTGAAAATGCACAGAAGGAATGCCAAGAACCTCGAATACATGATCAGTCTGAAACTTTAAGAGTTGCAGCATCTTCAGAGTCTGATGGGAGCAGAAAAGGCGAGGTGTCTCTCCACACTGAATTAAAGATATCTCTGGTCCAGAATACTGACACCACACCTGCCACAGGAGCTGACACAAGTGATGTGTTCAGAAACAAGAAAAAGCAGGATCGCTCTTCATGCGGTTCCAATACACCTTCAAGTAGTGATTTAGAGGCAAATAATGTTCCTGAGAAACAAGACAAGGCTAACGACAACCCGAAGCAAGCCTCCTGCAGTAACTCGTCAGCTGGTGACACTAACCACCGCAGATTTAGGAGCAGTGGAAGCACAAGTGATTCGTGGAAGGAAGTTTCTGAAGAG GGTCGTCTGGCTTTTGATGCGCTGTTCAGTAGAGAAAAGCTTCCCCAGAGCTTTTCTCCTCCGCATGCAGAAGAATCAAAGGAGATTAccaaggaggaagatgaagtGACCACGGTGACAGTTGACCTCAACAAAAATGCCACAGTTATCGATCATGACCTCAATACAATGGATGGGTCAAGTGCTTCCTTTACCAATGAACTGTCGCACCTGAAGCTGAAATCCAGCAGGACAGGCTTCAAACCGTACAAAAGATGCTCGGTGGAAGCAAAGGAGAATAGGGTGCCGGCTAATGATGAGGTTGGTACCAAGAGGATTCGTCTTGAGAGCGAAGCATCTACCTGA
- the LOC133898778 gene encoding protein CCA1-like isoform X1: MEVNSSGEEMLVKARKPYTITKQRERWTEAEHKRFLEALKLYGRAWQRIEEHIGTKTAVQIRSHAQKFFTKLEKEAMSNGTSPGQAHDIDIPPPRPKRKPNSPYPRKSGLSSDTPTKEVQNDKSTISNMRWTNGNAEMVGDASLQKLQRKEVSEKGSCSEVLNLFQDAPSASFSSVNKSSSNHGAPRGIGPTKTEIRDTPTMEKNSFPIDVQADVKEINDLEMERLNGIHISSKSDHSHEEYLDTSRQQMKLKPTSVEMTYVDRQIARASHSQMERNGATSIPVTGTEGTHPDQASDQEVANGSMNPCIHPTDSADPKFDSCATPQPFPHNYAAFAPMMQCNCNQDAYRSFFNMSSTFSNILVSTLLSNPAIYSAARLAASYWPAAGSNTVDPNQENPAEGSQGRNIGSPPSMASIVAATVVAASAWWATQGLLPFFPPPMAFPFVPSPSSTFPTADVQQASEKDRDCQVENAQKECQEPRIHDQSETLRVAASSESDGSRKGEVSLHTELKISLVQNTDTTPATGADTSDVFRNKKKQDRSSCGSNTPSSSDLEANNVPEKQDKANDNPKQASCSNSSAGDTNHRRFRSSGSTSDSWKEVSEEGRLAFDALFSREKLPQSFSPPHAEESKEITKEEDEVTTVTVDLNKNATVIDHDLNTMDGSSASFTNELSHLKLKSSRTGFKPYKRCSVEAKENRVPANDEVGTKRIRLESEAST; encoded by the exons ATGGAGGTGAATTCTTCCGGTGAGGAAATGTTGGTAAAG GCAAGAAAGCCTTACACAATTACGAAGCAGCGGGAGCGATGGACTGAGGCAGAGCACAAACGGTTCCTTGAAGCCTTGAAACTTTATGGCAGAGCATGGCAACGCATAGAAG AGCATATTGGGACAAAGACTGCTGTGCAGATCAGAAGTCATGCTCAAAAGTTCTTCACCAAG TTGGAAAAGGAAGCTATGAGCAATGGTACTTCTCCAGGGCAAGCTCATGACATTGACATACCTCCACCACGGCCCAAAAGAAAGCCTAACAGTCCATATCCTCGGAAAAGTGGTCTCAGCTCTGATACACCAACCAAGGAAGTTCAAAATGATAAGTCAACAATATCAAATATGAGATGGACCAATGGTAATGCAGAAATGGTAGGTGATGCATCTCTTCAG AAACTTCAAAGAAAGGAGGTGTCTGAAAAAGGAAGTTGCTCGGAAGTTCTTAATCTCTTTCAAGATGCTCCATCTGCATCATTTTCTTCAGTTAACAAAAGCTCTTCGAATCATGGTGCACCCAGGGGCATTGGACCAACCAAAACAGAAATCAGAGATACACCCACCATGGAAAAGAATTCTTTTCCCATTGATGTGCAAGCGGATGTAAAAGAGATCAATGATCTGGAAATGGAAAGGCTTAATGGAATCCATATCAGCTCTAAATCTGACCATTCTCATGAAGAATATTTGGATACCTCAAGGCAACAAATGAAGCTAAAGCCAACGTCTGTGGAGATGACATATGTGGACAGACAAATCGCAAGAGCTTCACACTCTCAAATGGAGAGAAATGGGGCAACTAGCATTCCGGTCACTGGAACTGAAGGAACTCATCCTGACCAAGCAAGTGATCAAGAGGTAGCCAATGGAAGCATGAACCCATGCATCCATCCAACAGATTCTGCCGATCCAAAATTTGATAGTTGTGCCACACCGCAGCCCTTCCCTCACAATTATGCTGCCTTTGCACCGATGATGCAATGCAACTGCAATCAAGATGCCTACAGGTCTTTCTTCAACATGTCATCCACCTTCTCCAACATTCTTGTTTCCACATTGTTGTCAAACCCTGCCATCTATTCAGCCGCTAGGCTTGCAGCGTCGTACTGGCCAGCAGCAGGAAGTAACACTGTTGATCCAAATCAAGAAAATCCCGCAGAGGGTTCTCAAGGAAGGAACATAGGTTCTCCTCCAAGCATGGCTTCTATTGTAGCAGCTACAGTTGTTGCAGCATCTGCATGGTGGGCAACACAAGGTCTTCTCCCTTTTTTTCCTCCACCCATGGCTTTTCCATTTGTCCCGTCTCCTAGTTCTACCTTTCCCACAGCAGATGTTCAACAAGCTTCAGAGAAAGACAGAGACTGCCAGGTTGAAAATGCACAGAAGGAATGCCAAGAACCTCGAATACATGATCAGTCTGAAACTTTAAGAGTTGCAGCATCTTCAGAGTCTGATGGGAGCAGAAAAGGCGAGGTGTCTCTCCACACTGAATTAAAGATATCTCTGGTCCAGAATACTGACACCACACCTGCCACAGGAGCTGACACAAGTGATGTGTTCAGAAACAAGAAAAAGCAGGATCGCTCTTCATGCGGTTCCAATACACCTTCAAGTAGTGATTTAGAGGCAAATAATGTTCCTGAGAAACAAGACAAGGCTAACGACAACCCGAAGCAAGCCTCCTGCAGTAACTCGTCAGCTGGTGACACTAACCACCGCAGATTTAGGAGCAGTGGAAGCACAAGTGATTCGTGGAAGGAAGTTTCTGAAGAG GGTCGTCTGGCTTTTGATGCGCTGTTCAGTAGAGAAAAGCTTCCCCAGAGCTTTTCTCCTCCGCATGCAGAAGAATCAAAGGAGATTAccaaggaggaagatgaagtGACCACGGTGACAGTTGACCTCAACAAAAATGCCACAGTTATCGATCATGACCTCAATACAATGGATGGGTCAAGTGCTTCCTTTACCAATGAACTGTCGCACCTGAAGCTGAAATCCAGCAGGACAGGCTTCAAACCGTACAAAAGATGCTCGGTGGAAGCAAAGGAGAATAGGGTGCCGGCTAATGATGAGGTTGGTACCAAGAGGATTCGTCTTGAGAGCGAAGCATCTACCTGA